A genomic segment from Chitinophaga flava encodes:
- a CDS encoding patatin-like phospholipase family protein codes for MKLLLIKTYYSFPVQLLLLHFRKYQVLLIFWVILFSTINGGFAKVFGGDALFLAPEYLGKVNFYSTAILGLATGMFIMSWQITTFILHTGRFKFLATTSQPFFRYCLNNSLIPLAFAVCLLYRGWEYQRYEQLSTIPEILLLGEGFICGALFIVFFCFFYFFNADKNIGRRLEKRFGNPRNFLRVILKPTQEPDENALPVHNYFSTPWRIRRARNVDHYNKHYLDSILKQHHFAAMITVGCALIFLVILAYMMDYEVFRIPAGASVLIFFAFLIGVAGAYSYLLQTWSIPVVLVLLLGLNWMVEHNWIDNRNKAYGLDYQQKKARPDYSLEALQHFFTRERYEADRLGTLEILRKWRSRFPANKKPRLIVMNFSGGGSRSATWSLHVLQRLDSLLGGDLMKHTVLMTGASGGMLGASYFRELYLEQLMGKSVRLTDSIYIDRVSRDLLNPVFSAMAVNDFITPWRTFQLDGHRYAKDRGYAFEMQLNQNTDNLLNKTLKDYKEPEYKALIPMLIWNATINADGRRLMISPQSISYLCSPQYLYPTRQIRDIDGVDFGQYFAGQDAMDLRVTSAIRMCATFPYVLPNTFLPSNPIVDVMDAGIRDNFGQQTTLRFLYTFSKWINENTSGVVYIQVRDTRKNDITPIKKAKDLGDLLFEPLFTMQQHWSAMQDFDQDDLINYMEGYFPNKFHRVIFQYVPQKQDKAAALSWHLTSREKLDIAHALDNPANQSALDFVVKQMAE; via the coding sequence GTGAAGCTATTGCTAATAAAAACGTACTATTCTTTCCCTGTCCAGTTGCTCCTGCTACATTTCAGGAAATACCAGGTGTTGCTCATTTTTTGGGTTATCCTTTTCAGTACGATAAATGGTGGTTTTGCCAAGGTTTTTGGGGGAGATGCCCTCTTTCTGGCGCCGGAATATCTTGGGAAGGTGAACTTTTACAGTACCGCCATTCTCGGACTGGCTACCGGCATGTTTATTATGAGCTGGCAGATCACCACCTTCATTCTGCATACCGGCCGGTTTAAGTTCCTGGCCACTACCTCACAGCCTTTTTTCCGGTACTGTCTCAATAATTCTCTCATTCCGCTGGCTTTTGCTGTCTGTCTGCTTTACCGGGGCTGGGAATACCAGCGTTATGAGCAACTGAGCACTATTCCTGAGATTTTACTACTGGGTGAAGGGTTTATATGCGGTGCGCTCTTTATTGTTTTCTTTTGCTTCTTTTACTTTTTTAATGCAGATAAAAACATTGGCCGGCGGCTGGAAAAACGTTTCGGTAATCCCCGCAATTTTCTGCGGGTGATTCTCAAGCCTACTCAGGAGCCAGACGAAAACGCGCTGCCTGTACATAACTACTTCTCAACACCCTGGCGGATACGAAGAGCCAGGAATGTAGACCACTACAACAAACACTACCTCGACAGTATTCTCAAACAGCACCATTTTGCTGCCATGATCACGGTGGGCTGTGCCCTGATTTTTCTGGTGATACTGGCTTATATGATGGACTATGAGGTGTTCAGGATTCCGGCCGGAGCCAGTGTCCTTATATTTTTTGCTTTCCTGATAGGCGTAGCGGGCGCATACTCTTACCTGCTGCAAACCTGGTCTATACCGGTGGTACTGGTGTTGTTGCTGGGGCTGAACTGGATGGTGGAACATAACTGGATTGACAACAGGAACAAAGCATACGGACTTGATTATCAACAGAAAAAAGCTCGTCCCGATTACAGTCTGGAGGCATTGCAACATTTCTTTACCCGCGAAAGATATGAAGCAGACAGGTTGGGGACGCTGGAAATTCTGCGTAAATGGAGGAGCCGGTTTCCTGCGAATAAAAAACCGCGGTTGATCGTTATGAATTTCAGTGGGGGAGGCAGCCGTTCGGCCACCTGGTCGCTGCATGTACTGCAGCGCCTGGACAGTCTGCTCGGTGGTGATTTAATGAAACATACCGTTTTGATGACAGGCGCTTCCGGCGGTATGCTTGGGGCCAGTTATTTCCGGGAACTGTACCTGGAGCAGCTCATGGGCAAATCCGTACGACTTACCGACAGTATTTATATAGACAGGGTGTCAAGAGACCTGTTGAATCCGGTTTTCAGCGCTATGGCCGTGAATGATTTTATCACCCCATGGAGAACTTTTCAGTTAGATGGCCATCGCTATGCCAAAGACAGAGGTTATGCCTTTGAAATGCAGCTGAACCAGAACACCGACAATTTATTGAACAAAACCCTGAAAGATTATAAGGAACCTGAGTATAAAGCATTGATACCGATGCTTATCTGGAACGCAACTATCAATGCCGATGGCCGCCGGCTGATGATCTCCCCGCAGTCAATCAGCTATCTCTGCAGTCCGCAGTACCTCTATCCAACGCGGCAGATACGGGATATTGATGGGGTAGACTTCGGTCAGTACTTCGCCGGCCAGGACGCAATGGACTTACGTGTCACCAGTGCCATCCGTATGTGCGCTACTTTTCCTTATGTGCTGCCTAATACCTTTTTGCCCAGCAATCCTATTGTGGACGTGATGGATGCAGGCATCCGGGACAATTTCGGACAGCAGACCACGCTACGTTTTCTCTATACCTTCAGTAAGTGGATCAATGAAAATACCAGCGGGGTGGTATATATCCAGGTAAGGGATACCCGTAAAAACGATATTACCCCCATTAAAAAGGCGAAAGACCTGGGGGATCTGTTGTTTGAGCCGTTGTTTACCATGCAGCAGCATTGGAGCGCCATGCAGGATTTTGATCAGGACGATCTCATCAATTATATGGAGGGTTATTTCCCGAACAAGTTCCACCGCGTTATTTTCCAGTATGTGCCTCAGAAGCAGGATAAGGCGGCGGCATTGTCCTGGCACCTCACCTCCCGGGAGAAGCTGGATATCGCTCATGCGCTGGACAATCCAGCCAACCAGAGTGCACTGGATTTTGTCGTCAAACAGATGGCAGAATAA
- the typA gene encoding translational GTPase TypA yields the protein MNIRNIAIIAHVDHGKTTLVDKILHQTNVFRANQESGELIMDNNDLERERGITIFSKNASVEYKGTKINVIDTPGHADFGGEVERVLKMADGVILLVDAFEGPMPQTRFVLQKALQLNLKPIVVINKVDKANCRPDEVHDAVFELFFNLDATEEQLNFPTFYGSGKNGWFNSSLEQCADITPLMDGIIEHVPAPKTPEGTLQLQITSLDYSSFLGRIAVGKVTRNSIEENQWITLMQADGTAKKQKVRELYVFEALGKRKVTKVHAGDICAVVGVEDFNIGDTIADAEAPEALPVISVDEPTMNMLFGINNSPFFGKDGKFVTSRHLRDRLVKETEKNLALRVVDTDSADSFLVYGRGILHLGVLIETMRREGYELTVGQPQVIVKHIDGKKSEPYETLVVDVPQEFASKVIDLVTRRKGEMLIMETKGEMQHLEFEIPSRGLIGLRTQMLTATAGEAVMAHRFNDYKPWKGLIPGRNNGVLIAKEAGSTTAYSLDKLQDRGSFFVDPGEEVYKGMIIGENNKPGDLVVNPNEGKKLTNMRASGSDGAANIAPKILMTLEECMEYIQHDECIEVTPNFIRMRKTILDEEERKRTAKSMKAEA from the coding sequence ATGAACATTCGTAATATTGCAATTATCGCACACGTAGACCATGGTAAAACTACCCTGGTTGACAAAATCCTTCATCAGACAAACGTATTCAGGGCTAATCAGGAATCTGGCGAGCTGATCATGGATAACAACGATCTCGAGAGAGAACGTGGTATTACCATTTTCAGTAAGAATGCTTCTGTTGAGTATAAGGGTACTAAAATTAATGTGATCGATACGCCAGGCCACGCCGACTTTGGTGGTGAGGTAGAGCGCGTATTGAAAATGGCTGACGGTGTAATCCTGCTGGTGGACGCCTTTGAAGGACCGATGCCACAGACCCGTTTTGTGCTGCAGAAAGCATTACAGCTGAACCTGAAGCCAATTGTTGTTATCAACAAGGTAGACAAAGCCAACTGTCGTCCTGATGAAGTACACGATGCTGTATTTGAATTGTTCTTCAACCTGGACGCAACTGAAGAGCAGCTGAACTTCCCGACCTTCTACGGTTCTGGTAAGAATGGCTGGTTCAACAGTTCCCTGGAGCAATGTGCAGACATCACTCCGCTGATGGATGGTATCATTGAGCATGTACCGGCGCCTAAAACTCCGGAAGGCACTCTCCAGCTGCAGATCACTTCCCTGGATTATTCTTCTTTCCTGGGTCGTATTGCAGTAGGTAAAGTAACCCGTAATTCTATCGAAGAAAATCAGTGGATCACCCTGATGCAGGCTGACGGTACCGCTAAAAAACAGAAAGTTCGTGAACTGTATGTTTTTGAAGCTTTAGGTAAAAGAAAAGTAACGAAAGTACATGCCGGCGATATCTGCGCTGTAGTAGGTGTGGAAGACTTTAATATTGGTGACACTATTGCTGATGCGGAAGCTCCTGAAGCATTACCAGTAATCAGCGTAGACGAACCTACCATGAACATGCTGTTCGGTATCAACAACTCTCCGTTCTTCGGTAAGGATGGTAAGTTTGTTACCTCTCGTCACCTGCGTGACCGTCTGGTAAAAGAAACTGAGAAAAACCTGGCGCTGCGCGTTGTGGATACAGACAGTGCTGATAGCTTCCTGGTTTATGGCCGTGGTATCCTGCACTTAGGTGTATTGATTGAGACTATGCGTCGTGAAGGGTATGAGTTGACTGTTGGTCAGCCGCAGGTTATCGTTAAGCACATTGACGGTAAAAAAAGCGAACCATATGAAACACTGGTGGTAGACGTTCCGCAGGAATTCGCCAGCAAGGTGATTGACCTGGTTACCCGTCGTAAAGGTGAGATGCTGATCATGGAAACCAAAGGTGAAATGCAGCACCTCGAATTTGAAATCCCATCCCGTGGTCTGATCGGTCTGCGTACACAGATGCTGACCGCTACTGCAGGTGAAGCTGTAATGGCTCACCGCTTTAATGACTACAAACCATGGAAAGGTCTGATTCCTGGCCGTAACAACGGTGTGTTGATCGCGAAAGAAGCTGGTTCTACTACCGCTTACTCTCTCGACAAATTACAGGACAGAGGTTCTTTCTTCGTTGATCCGGGAGAAGAAGTGTATAAAGGCATGATCATCGGCGAAAACAACAAACCTGGTGATCTGGTAGTAAACCCTAACGAGGGTAAAAAACTGACCAACATGCGTGCCAGCGGTAGCGATGGTGCAGCCAATATCGCTCCTAAGATCCTGATGACACTGGAAGAATGCATGGAATACATTCAGCATGATGAGTGTATTGAAGTTACGCCTAACTTCATCCGTATGCGTAAAACCATCCTGGACGAAGAAGAACGTAAGAGAACTGCAAAAAGCATGAAAGCTGAAGCGTAA